The Deinococcus hopiensis KR-140 sequence GGTACGAGGGGATGTCCACCTTCTTGCCGTTCACAAGCACGTGCCCGTGACCGACGAACTGCCGGGCCTGGCGGCGGGTGCTGGCAAAGCCCATGCGGAAGACCACGTTATCCAGGCGGCGCTCCAGCAGCTGCAGAAACACCGTGCCGGTCACGCCGGGCACGTTCGCCGCTTCCTGGAACAGGTTGCGGAACTGCTTCTCGTTCATGCCGTACAGGCGCGAGAGCTTCTGCTTCTCGCGCAGACGCACGCTGTAGTCGCTGGGGCGGCCACTCTTGCGGCGCTGTCCGTGCTGACCGGGGCCGTAGGGGCGCTTGTCGAGATACTTCTGGACTTTCTCGGTCTCCGCAAGGTTGATGCCCTCGCGGCGGCTGAGCTTGGTAATGGAACCACGGAAACGACCCATGTCTTGATTCTCCTTGCGGCGTGCCTGTCAGGCATCACCGGGTCTGGCGGTCCTCTGGTGCCCGTCTCCTCGCCGGTGGTACGGCTTTCTCACGGCATACGAGGCGGAGGCGGGGCAGGTGGACCGCTGCAGTGCGCTTTAGGCGCGGTGCTTCTTCTTGGGGCGGCAGCCGTTGTGGGGCACGGGGCTGTCGTCCATGATCGACTTGACCTCGATGCCCGAGGCCTGGATGGCGCGGATGGCCTGCTCGCGGCCGGAACCCGTGCCGCGCACAACCA is a genomic window containing:
- the rpsD gene encoding 30S ribosomal protein S4, whose amino-acid sequence is MGRFRGSITKLSRREGINLAETEKVQKYLDKRPYGPGQHGQRRKSGRPSDYSVRLREKQKLSRLYGMNEKQFRNLFQEAANVPGVTGTVFLQLLERRLDNVVFRMGFASTRRQARQFVGHGHVLVNGKKVDIPSYRVKIGDEISVSDKSRSMGFIQENMEAQKRRRTSPWIELNPDTFSGTFVRLPAREDLALPINENFIIEYYSR